The genomic region CTGAAATGGAAGCCCTGCACTTCCACGCAGGCGTCGGCGCGGAGGATGTCGAGCTGCTCCCTGGTTTCGACGCCTTCGGCCGTCGTGGTCTTGCCGAGGCTGACGGCAAAGCGAACGATCGCGCGCGCGATCCGGCGCGACTCGTCGGATGCGCCGGAGAGCTCGGAGACGAAGCTGCGGTCGATCTTGACCTTGTCGAACGGAAACTTCTGCAGAAAGCTCAGCGACGAGTAGCCGGTGCCGAAATCGTCGAGCGCGATCCGCACCCCGAGATCGTGCAGCTGGCTGAGCGCGGTAAACACCGCTTCGCTGTCCTGAATGATGGCCGTTTCGGTGACCTCGAGCTCGAGGCGCTCCGGCGAAATTCCGGCACTCGCCAGCGCGTGCACGATCACCGGGACCAGCTCCGGACTCCTGAACTGCACAGGCGACAGGTTGATCGCGATCTTGAGGTCGTCGGGCCATTTGGCGGCTTCCGCACACGCGGTGCGCAGCACCCATTCCCCGAGCGGCACGATCAGGCCGGTCTCTTCCGCCAGCGGAATGAACTGCGCCGGGGATACCATGCCGCGTTGCGGATGGTGCCAGCGGAGCAGCGCCTCGAAGCCGCAGGTCTTCCCGCTCGCGACATGGATGAACGGCTGATAGTGCAGCTCGAACTCGCCATTGGCGAGCGCACTGCGCATGTCGCGCTCGAGGCCGCGCCGGGCCTGCAACAGCCGATCGAGCTCCGGCTCGAAGAAGCGGAACGAGCCCCGGCCACAGCTCTTGGCCGAGTAAAGCGCGAGATCGGCGCTGCGCAGCACCTCGTCCGAATCGGTGCCGTCGCGCGGTGCGATCGCAATGCCGATGCTGGTCGTGGTGGTCACCCGATGATCGCCGAGATCGATCGGCTCGCTGAGCGCCTTCCTGATCTTCTCGGCGAGCAGGCCCGCTTCCGTGACCGGATCGCCGACATGGTCGATCACCGCGAACTCGTCGCCGCCGAGCCGCGCGACCAGCGTCGTATCGCTGACGCACCTGCGCAAGCGGGCGGCCACCGACTTCAGCAACGCATCGCCCGCCGGATGCCCGAGCGTGTCGTTGACGTCCTTGAAGCGGTCGAGATCGAGCATCAGCACCGCAAGGCTCGGTCCGCCACACCGAGCACCGGAGAGCGCGCGCTCCATCCATTCCTTGAGCAGCACGCGATTCGGCAGATCGGTCAGCGCGTCGTGCTGCGCCATATAGGTGATCTTGGCCTCCGAGCGTCGCTGCTCGGTGACGTCGCGATGCGTCGCCACCCAGCCGCCGCCGGGCATCGGCTGCCGCGTCACGCAGATCAAGCGGCCGTCGGCGAGCTCGTCGACCCGGCTGCTGATCTCGCCGGCCGGGAGCGCGTTCAATGTCGCGAGCACCTGCATCGCGGCGCTGTCGCTGGTCTCGCCCTTGAGAATGCCGTTGGCTATGCGATGCCTGATGATCTCGCGATGGGCCGTGCCGGGCAGCAGCAATTCCGGCGGCAGCCGGTACATCTTGGCGTAGCGATCATTGCAAACGACGAGGCGCTTCTCCGCATTGAACATGCAGAGGCCCTCGCCCATGTGGTTGATCGCGGTATCCAGCCGGAACCTCTGCTCCTCCAGCGCCTTCTGCGACGCCTCGACCTGCTGTCGCGCCGACGAAAGCTGGCTGATGATCTCCTCGAAGCGACGGGTGCGAAGCGCCAGCCGGCGATCCGCGAGCACGCCGACCAGACTCATCCCGAGCACCGACAGCGCCACCCCGGCGATCACGATGGCGAGGAAGGCAGGCGAGAGCGACAGGGCCGCCGGAGCCTGCAACGGATCCGGAACGATCTCGACCGCGCCCATCGCGGTGAAATGATGCGACACGATCGCAAGCGTCAGCAGCAGCGCCGCGACGAGCGACATCCAGCGGTCCTGACGGCGGACCGCGATCGCCAGCGCGGCGTAGCCGAACAGCATACCGAGCACGACGGAGGCCGCCACGAGATCGAGCGACCAGACCACGCGGCCCGGCACCTCCAGCGCCCACATCCCGAGATAGTGCATGCTGGCGATACCGGCTCCGATCACGGCGCCGCCGACCGGCGCGCGCCAGCGGCTGGAGTCGCCGGCGGCAAGGCCGAGGCCGCCGGATGTCAGCATCATCGCCGCGGCGAGCGACAGCGCGGTGAGGACAATGCCGTAGCCGGTCGGGATTCCCGGCTCATAGGCCAGCATGGCGATGAAATGCGTTGCCCAGATGCCGTAGCCGATCGCGGCTCCCGCGATCGCAATCCAGATCAGCCGCGTCCTCGCCTGCGACGCAATTGCACGATGAAAAATATTGACGGCCACAATACTGGCAACGAAGCAGACCAGTCCGGCGAGCAGAACGAGCCGCCAGTCATGCTCACCTGAAAGGCACGTAAGAACACGAAACATGCGTCGGTCCATGGTTGTCCGTACGCACAGGCTAGGCTGATTGAATTGTCTTCTCGATAATATTCTGCAACTTTCAGTGGCATGGTTATCCGCGCGTAAGCCGATTCCGCACCGAAATTGATGGCTCCATAAATTTCACGGCCATACGCGATCCGCGCGACTCAGCCTGCCAGCGGAACGAGCACGGTTTCACCGGTTGCAACCAGCGAGGTCTCACCCTGCTCGTTCTCCGCAAAAAGTTCCGCGCGCGCGAAGACCTGCCTGCGTCCGGCACGCAATGTGGTGCCTTTGGCGATGAAGCAGCGGCCCAGCGCGGGCTTCAGGCAATTCATCGAGAAATGCGATGCGGTGACGGAACCCGCGATCGACGCCGCAGCAAAGCCGCAGGCGGTGTCGAGCAGCGCCGCGATCATTCCGGCGTGCAGATGTCCCGCGTATTGGGTGAGATCGTCGCGCCAAGGCATCCGTAGTTCCACTGTGCCGGTGCCGGCGGCGACGACCTCGAAGCCGGCAAGCCGGTTGAAGGCCGCCGACGCATTGGTCGCAACGAGACGTTCGAGATCGAAGCCCGGGCCAGTCGTCATGTAAAACTCCATTGCGGGGGCCGCCGCTCGAGATTCGCCCTGACGGCCTCGATGTGATTGGGCGAGCCGAGCAGAAGCGCCTGTTCGGCTGTTTCGGCTGCAAGTCCGGTCGCCGCATCGCGATCGGCTGCAAGATTGAGCAGCCGCTTGGCGGCGCGGATCGCATCCGGGCTGCGGTCCGCGATCGCGCGCGCCGTCTCCAGCGCCGCCTCGCGCGGCTGTTCGACGATCCGGGTGGCGAAGCCATACCCGAGCGCGTCGTCCGCGAAGAAGACGCGCGCGGTGTAGGTGAGTTCACGGACCACATCCTCGCGCGCGAGATGGCGCATCAGCTGCGTGCCGGCCATGTCGGGCACCAACCCCCATTTGGCCTCGGTGATCGCAAGGCGCGTGCCGGGTGCGAGATATCTGATGTCGGCACCGAGCATCAGCTGAAAGCCGCCGCCGAAGGCGATGCCGTGGACGGCGGCGATGACCGGCACCGGCAGCTCGCGCCAGAGCCACACCAGATGCTGCGCAAAGTTGGCAATCCCGTGGGTCCGCTGACCTAGATCGGCGAAGGGCAGGATGGATTCGCCCTCCGTCGTTGCGACCAGACGCTCCATGTCGAGGCCTGCGCAGAAGGCCTGCCCTTCGCCCGAGAGCACCACGGCGCGGAGCGTGCGGTTGTCCGCGAGCTGCGCGCCGATTTCGGCGATCGCGGCGAACATCGCCGGATCGAGCGCATTGAGCTTGTCCGGGCGGTTGAGCCTGACGTCCGCGACGCCATCGGCGATACTGAGGCTTATGCGATCGGTCGTCATGATCGGCCTCGCTAGTAGCCGGCGGCGGCGAGCGCCACCACGGCGCTCATCGCCATCCAGCCGAAGTGACGGAAGCGGGTCGCCACCGCGTTGGCGAGCGCCGCGACGCCGAACACGACACCGAGCGTCGCCACGATCCAGTGCCGCGCGGCATCGGAGGCCATCGCGGGTGCAGCGAGCAGCAGCACGCCGCCGCCGATCCAGGCGACGGTGCCGGCCTGATAGACCAGGCGAAGCAAGAGCCGCAGCCGCGGCGGCTCGACGGTGGCGCGGGCGAATATCCTGGTCTCGCCGAGCACGCCATGGATCAGGCTGACCAGAATGGCGACGACGCCGGCGCCCTGCAGCAGAAGATCACGCATCGCGATGCCTCCATACACTACTGTATGGATATGATACCGACTGCTGGCGCCTGTCAATACACTTGTGTATGGTGAACGGCGCGGACGGGGAACCATGACGGAACAGCTCTCGGTCAAGGACTGGCTCGATCAGGGCCTGAAGACGCTGGCGCGACGCGGCTTCACGGCGCTCAAGGCCGAGCCGCTGGCCAAGGCCATGGGCGTCTCGCGCGGCAGCTTTTACTGGCATTTCGCCGACATCGGCGCCTACCGCGCGGCGATCCTCACCCATTGGCGCGAGGTCGCGGCCGAGCAGGTGATCGCCGAGCTCGAGACCATTCCGGAAGGCGGCGACGCGCTGGCGCTGTTGCTGCGCCGCGCCTTCTCGGCGCGGCTGGCGCTGGAACGCGCCGTGCGCAGCTGGGCCACCGCCGATGCCGCGGCGCGCGCCGCCGTGCTCGAGGTCGACCAGCGCCGGATCGGCTATATCGAATCCCTGCTCCGGCAGGCCGGTTTCCCACACGACGTGGCGCGCGGCCGCGCGCAGATATTCTACTGGGCGTTCATCGGCTACGCGCTGTCCGAGCAGGCGCTGCCGAAGCCGCGTCAGCAGGCCGCGATCGACGAACTGCTGCGGATGGCCAGGCGCTGACAGCGCTTATTTGGATGTGCTACATCACCGGCCAGTTTGTTCTGACGCGTTTTCTTCACGCGAACCGGTGCCCACTTCGCTCGAAAACGCTCCAGTCGGAGACTCCCATGAATTCCACGACCGATCATCTCGAAAGCACCGCCGACCCAAAACTGCTGGAAATCCTGGTATGCCCGATCACCAAGGGACCGCTGGAATTCGACGCCGCGCGGCAGGAACTGATCTCGCGCTCCGCCAAACTCGCCTATCCGATCCGCGACGGAATCCCGATCATGCTGCCGGAAGAGGCGAGGAAGATCGATTGATGTAGGCGTAGCCCGGATGAAGCGCAGCGCAATCCGGGAAAGTCTCACCGCGGATAGTCTGCCCCGGATTTCGCTTCGCTTCATCCGGGCTACGGCACCAGGCAAGCGCTACAGCGCCTCGCCCTTCAGCAGCCGCGGTACCTCGCCTGACAGTCCCGCCGCCTGGCGGATGAACGTCTCCTTCAGCGGCGGCGCGCGATCGACGAGACCGAGGCCGATGTCGCGCACGGTGCGCAGCAGCGTCGATTCGTTGGAGAACAGGAAGTTCAGCGAGTTGGTGGCGACCCCCATCGCCATCGTGTCGAAGCGCCGCCAGCGCTGGTAGCGCTCGAGCACGTCGGCTTGGCCGAGGTCCATGCCGAGCCGCGCCGCATCGACCACGACCTCGGCGAGCGCAGCGACGTCCTTCAGGCCCATGTTGAGCCCCTGCCCCGCGATCGGATGGATCACATGCGCGGCATCGCCGATCAGCGCCAGCCGTTCGGCGATGAACGAGCGCGCGACGAAATAGCCGAGCGGGAAGGCGCGCGGCCTGTCGAGCGGCCTGATTTCGCCGAGATGCAGGCCGAAGCGCTGCTCGAGCTCGGCGTGGAATTGCTCTTCGTTCAAGGCGACAATGCGCGCGGCATCCTTGCGCGTCTCGGTCCACACCAGCGACGAGCGATTGCCGGTCAGCGGCAGGATCGCGAACGGCCCTGCGGGCAGGAAATGCTCCTCGGCGCGGCCGTGATGTTCGCGCTCGTGCCCGACCGTGACCACGATGCCGGACTGGTCGTAGTCCCAGCCATGGGTCGCAATCCCGGCGCGCTCGCGCAGCTTCGAGCGCGCGCCGTCGGCGGCAACCAGCAGGCTCGCATCGATCACGGTGCCGTCGGCCAGCGTGATGCTGACGCCGTCGGGGCGCGACGCGAAGCTCGACACCGCGGTGGCGCGCAGCTCGACGCCCTCGGCTTCGGCACGGCTCGCGAGCGCATCGATCAAATAGCGGTTCTCGACCATATGGGCGAACGGCTCGCCGGGCTCGACATTGCCGGCGAAGGTCAGGAACACCGGGCGCGTCGCGTCCTCCAGCCTGGAGTCGGTCACGACCATATCGGTGATCGGCTGCGCGGTCGGCGCCACCTGGCCCCAGACGCCGAGGGTCTCGAACAGCCGCCGGCAGGCCGCCACGATCGCGGTCGCGCGCGGATCGCGGCTCGGGCGCTGGCTCAGCGCCGGATCGGCCACGATGACCGGGATGTCCGGCCCAAGCCCCTGGCGCAGCGCCACGGCGAGCGCCAACCCTGCAAATGCGCCCCCGCAGATGACAATACTTCGCTGTGCCGGCATGCGATCCTTACTCGATTACGCCATCAAAGGAGACTTGCTACCTGATATTAGCTGGGCGAAACAGAGTTTAGAAACAAGGGCGGCTAACAGCCCCAATCGTCATTCCGGGGCCATCCATGTCCAAGAGCCTGATCGACCTGCTGTCCATCCTCGATCTCGAGCAGCTCGAGGTGAATTTGTTCCGCGGCAACAGCCCGAAGACGAGCTGGCAGCGGGTGTTCGGCGGCCAGGTGATCGGCCAGGCGATGGTGGCGGCCTGCCGCACCGTCGAGGGCCGGCTGCCGCACTCGATCCATTGCTACTTCATCCTGCCCGGCGATCCGCAGATCCCGATCATCTACCAGGTCGAGCGGCTGCGCGACGGCAAGAGCTACACCACCCGCCGCGTCACCGCGATCCAGCACGGCAACGCGATCTTCTCCATCATGGTGTCGTTCCATGCCGAGGAAGAGAGCAACTTCAATCATCAGGAGAAGATGCCCGACGTGCCGCCGCCGGAGAAGCTGACCGCGGAGGAGGTG from Bradyrhizobium elkanii USDA 76 harbors:
- a CDS encoding bifunctional diguanylate cyclase/phosphodiesterase, whose translation is MFRVLTCLSGEHDWRLVLLAGLVCFVASIVAVNIFHRAIASQARTRLIWIAIAGAAIGYGIWATHFIAMLAYEPGIPTGYGIVLTALSLAAAMMLTSGGLGLAAGDSSRWRAPVGGAVIGAGIASMHYLGMWALEVPGRVVWSLDLVAASVVLGMLFGYAALAIAVRRQDRWMSLVAALLLTLAIVSHHFTAMGAVEIVPDPLQAPAALSLSPAFLAIVIAGVALSVLGMSLVGVLADRRLALRTRRFEEIISQLSSARQQVEASQKALEEQRFRLDTAINHMGEGLCMFNAEKRLVVCNDRYAKMYRLPPELLLPGTAHREIIRHRIANGILKGETSDSAAMQVLATLNALPAGEISSRVDELADGRLICVTRQPMPGGGWVATHRDVTEQRRSEAKITYMAQHDALTDLPNRVLLKEWMERALSGARCGGPSLAVLMLDLDRFKDVNDTLGHPAGDALLKSVAARLRRCVSDTTLVARLGGDEFAVIDHVGDPVTEAGLLAEKIRKALSEPIDLGDHRVTTTTSIGIAIAPRDGTDSDEVLRSADLALYSAKSCGRGSFRFFEPELDRLLQARRGLERDMRSALANGEFELHYQPFIHVASGKTCGFEALLRWHHPQRGMVSPAQFIPLAEETGLIVPLGEWVLRTACAEAAKWPDDLKIAINLSPVQFRSPELVPVIVHALASAGISPERLELEVTETAIIQDSEAVFTALSQLHDLGVRIALDDFGTGYSSLSFLQKFPFDKVKIDRSFVSELSGASDESRRIARAIVRFAVSLGKTTTAEGVETREQLDILRADACVEVQGFHFSPPVQSEKVAQMIGGRTPAAVERPAVRLAMAGAAS
- a CDS encoding PaaI family thioesterase; this encodes MTTGPGFDLERLVATNASAAFNRLAGFEVVAAGTGTVELRMPWRDDLTQYAGHLHAGMIAALLDTACGFAAASIAGSVTASHFSMNCLKPALGRCFIAKGTTLRAGRRQVFARAELFAENEQGETSLVATGETVLVPLAG
- a CDS encoding crotonase/enoyl-CoA hydratase family protein; protein product: MTTDRISLSIADGVADVRLNRPDKLNALDPAMFAAIAEIGAQLADNRTLRAVVLSGEGQAFCAGLDMERLVATTEGESILPFADLGQRTHGIANFAQHLVWLWRELPVPVIAAVHGIAFGGGFQLMLGADIRYLAPGTRLAITEAKWGLVPDMAGTQLMRHLAREDVVRELTYTARVFFADDALGYGFATRIVEQPREAALETARAIADRSPDAIRAAKRLLNLAADRDAATGLAAETAEQALLLGSPNHIEAVRANLERRPPQWSFT
- a CDS encoding TetR/AcrR family transcriptional regulator, which translates into the protein MTEQLSVKDWLDQGLKTLARRGFTALKAEPLAKAMGVSRGSFYWHFADIGAYRAAILTHWREVAAEQVIAELETIPEGGDALALLLRRAFSARLALERAVRSWATADAAARAAVLEVDQRRIGYIESLLRQAGFPHDVARGRAQIFYWAFIGYALSEQALPKPRQQAAIDELLRMARR
- a CDS encoding Trm112 family protein, coding for MNSTTDHLESTADPKLLEILVCPITKGPLEFDAARQELISRSAKLAYPIRDGIPIMLPEEARKID
- a CDS encoding ubiquinone biosynthesis hydroxylase is translated as MPAQRSIVICGGAFAGLALAVALRQGLGPDIPVIVADPALSQRPSRDPRATAIVAACRRLFETLGVWGQVAPTAQPITDMVVTDSRLEDATRPVFLTFAGNVEPGEPFAHMVENRYLIDALASRAEAEGVELRATAVSSFASRPDGVSITLADGTVIDASLLVAADGARSKLRERAGIATHGWDYDQSGIVVTVGHEREHHGRAEEHFLPAGPFAILPLTGNRSSLVWTETRKDAARIVALNEEQFHAELEQRFGLHLGEIRPLDRPRAFPLGYFVARSFIAERLALIGDAAHVIHPIAGQGLNMGLKDVAALAEVVVDAARLGMDLGQADVLERYQRWRRFDTMAMGVATNSLNFLFSNESTLLRTVRDIGLGLVDRAPPLKETFIRQAAGLSGEVPRLLKGEAL